From a region of the Aulosira sp. FACHB-615 genome:
- the dndE gene encoding DNA sulfur modification protein DndE: MEAPIERIKLSQTAKDQLQKLKRNTKIDQWNILCRWALCRSLAEPAPPSPVPIPQDSNVEMAWRVFGGEMSDIFLLALKQRCHNDGLGTDKETLATQFRLHLHRGIGYLAGDPNIKKIEDLIELVIKD, from the coding sequence ATGGAAGCCCCAATCGAAAGAATTAAACTTTCCCAAACCGCCAAAGACCAACTACAAAAACTCAAACGTAATACGAAAATTGACCAATGGAATATTCTGTGTCGTTGGGCGTTGTGTCGTTCACTGGCTGAACCCGCGCCACCATCGCCTGTACCTATTCCCCAAGATAGTAATGTGGAAATGGCTTGGCGGGTTTTTGGTGGCGAAATGTCTGATATTTTTTTACTCGCCCTCAAGCAACGCTGTCATAATGACGGTTTAGGGACTGATAAAGAAACCCTCGCTACGCAATTCCGGTTGCATTTGCATCGGGGTATTGGTTATTTAGCTGGCGACCCAAATATCAAGAAAATTGAAGATTTGATTGAACTGGTAATAAAAGATTGA
- a CDS encoding N-acetyltransferase gives MSEQLLPGYLIRRGSTLERSLLVKFMQRTYQERFPQQDFAHLARTVEQYLSQDTPLWWVDVKEAGETRSREQRGETYKTSAPLSPSSPSSPLPPAPCPVACVWVGNAIDQVSGDRHAHIFLLYVVPEHRRKGIGKALMQHVEKWAIQRGDKQIGLQVFESNQPALNLYYQLGYQTQSLWMLKELSGYFVGDSHE, from the coding sequence GTGTCTGAGCAATTACTACCAGGGTATTTAATTCGTCGCGGTTCAACATTAGAGCGATCGCTCCTTGTCAAGTTCATGCAACGCACTTACCAGGAGCGATTTCCCCAGCAAGATTTTGCCCACCTCGCCCGCACTGTCGAGCAGTATTTATCCCAAGATACGCCCTTATGGTGGGTGGATGTGAAAGAGGCAGGGGAGACAAGGAGCAGGGAGCAGAGGGGAGAAACATACAAGACTTCTGCCCCCTTGTCTCCCTCGTCTCCCTCATCCCCCTTGCCCCCTGCCCCCTGCCCCGTTGCTTGTGTTTGGGTGGGAAATGCCATAGATCAAGTCAGTGGCGATCGCCATGCTCATATTTTTTTGCTTTACGTCGTCCCAGAACATCGGCGTAAAGGTATTGGTAAGGCTTTAATGCAGCATGTCGAAAAATGGGCAATTCAACGAGGCGATAAACAAATCGGTTTACAAGTCTTTGAATCCAATCAACCTGCTTTAAATCTCTACTATCAACTGGGTTATCAAACTCAATCCTTGTGGATGCTGAAAGAACTGTCAGGTTATTTCGTCGGTGACAGCCATGAGTAG
- a CDS encoding AmpG family muropeptide MFS transporter — protein MKEIQALRQAVQSRKMGALLLLGFASGLPLFLTSRTLQLWMQDAKVDIGKITLFGLLALPYSLKFLWSPLLDRFVPPFLGARRGWLILTQVGLAIAIATLALQQPSQSDQVLQILAINCLIITFLSATQDIAGDAYRTDILNPLEAEAGASVWVLGYRVALFVTSSLALVLADRLPWNGVYLLMAALMAGSIFVTLSAPREPQVSNNRETAPLSAKDVIFVLFITALVAGLLGGVFLGYIALPVFYWLLAALIVAWIVSSLLLPDELLGEAQENQAPQNLQEAIFLPFKEFFHRFGLAQAGVILIFIILYKLGDSLVGITANLFLREINFTKTEIGAIQAGIGFLATTVGVLAGGVILSKIHINRGLWIFGILQLLSNLGYYALAVAGKNYSLLILAVNIENFSAGLVTVATVAFLMNLCNHRFTTTQFALFSSLMAISRDVLSAPAGDWAKATGWPVFFLLTLVAALPGLLLLPFVAPWNQKPVVISRPGLEEEDEDVWEAK, from the coding sequence ATGAAAGAAATCCAAGCACTACGCCAAGCCGTCCAAAGTCGCAAAATGGGGGCTTTGTTATTGCTGGGTTTTGCATCGGGATTGCCTTTGTTCTTAACTAGTAGAACATTGCAATTGTGGATGCAAGATGCCAAGGTTGATATCGGCAAAATTACTTTATTTGGTTTGCTGGCGTTGCCTTATTCGCTCAAATTTTTGTGGTCGCCGTTGTTAGATAGGTTTGTACCACCGTTTTTGGGCGCGAGACGGGGTTGGTTGATTTTGACTCAAGTTGGGTTAGCAATTGCGATCGCCACTCTCGCCTTACAACAACCTTCCCAAAGTGACCAAGTATTGCAAATTTTGGCAATCAACTGTTTAATTATCACCTTTTTAAGTGCCACCCAAGACATCGCCGGCGATGCTTACCGTACCGATATTTTAAACCCCCTAGAAGCTGAAGCTGGTGCATCGGTGTGGGTACTCGGCTATCGTGTGGCTTTGTTTGTCACCAGTTCCTTAGCTTTAGTTTTAGCCGATCGCTTACCTTGGAATGGTGTTTACTTACTCATGGCGGCTTTAATGGCTGGGAGTATCTTTGTCACTTTATCTGCACCCAGAGAACCACAGGTAAGCAACAATCGAGAAACAGCACCTTTATCTGCCAAAGATGTGATATTCGTGCTATTTATCACAGCATTAGTAGCTGGTTTACTGGGAGGAGTTTTTCTTGGCTATATTGCTTTGCCTGTATTTTATTGGTTATTAGCAGCTTTGATTGTCGCTTGGATAGTTTCATCTTTATTATTGCCTGATGAATTACTGGGTGAAGCTCAAGAAAATCAAGCCCCCCAAAACCTACAGGAAGCCATTTTTCTGCCTTTTAAAGAGTTTTTTCATCGCTTTGGCTTGGCTCAAGCTGGTGTAATTCTGATATTTATCATCCTTTATAAACTGGGCGATTCTTTAGTTGGTATCACAGCTAATTTATTTTTGCGAGAAATCAACTTTACTAAAACTGAAATTGGTGCAATTCAAGCCGGAATTGGCTTTCTCGCCACAACTGTTGGTGTATTAGCTGGTGGGGTAATCTTAAGCAAAATTCATATTAATCGCGGTTTATGGATATTTGGCATACTGCAATTATTGAGTAACTTGGGTTATTATGCTTTAGCTGTTGCTGGCAAAAATTACTCGTTATTAATCTTGGCAGTAAATATCGAAAATTTTAGTGCTGGATTAGTAACGGTTGCTACAGTGGCATTTTTAATGAACCTCTGCAATCACCGTTTTACAACCACTCAATTTGCATTATTTTCTAGCTTAATGGCGATTAGTAGAGATGTTCTTTCAGCACCGGCAGGCGATTGGGCAAAAGCCACAGGCTGGCCTGTGTTTTTCTTGTTAACCCTAGTAGCAGCCTTGCCAGGATTGTTACTTTTACCGTTTGTTGCTCCCTGGAATCAAAAGCCAGTGGTAATATCTAGACCAGGACTAGAGGAAGAAGATGAGGATGTATGGGAAGCCAAGTAA
- a CDS encoding HEAT repeat domain-containing protein, with amino-acid sequence MYDDDDLSLLDPDVELESPLDKMEPLTAESEVAKPDPEVMLALLENSQPQQRMLAARAFCDIEDERATPLLIGLLKDSCPLVRVSAAYGIGRNPSKEAVEPLIAQLNQDWNGYVRKGVVWALGNCRDRRCLAPLADALRTDISAVRLWSASALAQMAGVGYETVIGAIPALIEALVQDPIPAVRSNSAWAIGQLCKELPSNIVYATAIDALIQAFAEDKDLGVREDAKASLLGVGDPRGLQLIETLEQEGWF; translated from the coding sequence ATGTATGACGACGATGACCTAAGCCTACTCGATCCCGACGTAGAGCTAGAAAGCCCTCTTGATAAAATGGAGCCACTCACTGCTGAATCAGAAGTGGCAAAGCCCGATCCAGAAGTGATGTTAGCACTTTTGGAAAATTCTCAACCCCAGCAGAGAATGTTGGCGGCGCGTGCTTTTTGTGATATTGAAGATGAAAGAGCTACCCCGCTACTCATTGGGCTGTTAAAAGATTCCTGTCCCTTGGTGCGCGTGAGTGCCGCCTATGGTATTGGTCGCAATCCCAGTAAAGAAGCAGTAGAACCATTAATTGCCCAACTCAACCAAGATTGGAACGGTTATGTACGTAAAGGTGTAGTTTGGGCATTGGGTAATTGCCGCGATCGCCGTTGTCTCGCACCCCTCGCTGATGCTTTAAGAACAGACATTTCCGCAGTGCGTTTGTGGTCAGCGAGTGCTTTAGCCCAAATGGCAGGAGTGGGTTACGAAACCGTCATAGGGGCAATTCCCGCCTTAATTGAAGCCTTAGTCCAAGATCCCATTCCCGCCGTTCGCAGTAATAGCGCCTGGGCAATTGGACAGTTATGCAAAGAACTACCCTCTAATATTGTTTACGCCACAGCCATTGATGCCTTAATTCAAGCCTTTGCCGAAGATAAAGATTTAGGCGTACGAGAAGATGCTAAAGCCTCACTACTCGGAGTAGGCGACCCCCGTGGCTTACAGCTAATCGAAACTTTAGAACAAGAAGGATGGTTTTGA
- a CDS encoding helix-turn-helix transcriptional regulator — MGKAGKALKQVLETYSISQNKLAVTMGTGRPNIHRWINEMTDPVADKLLEIRDALRKINPVAADEFIRLYLGDANDDQ; from the coding sequence ATGGGAAAAGCAGGTAAAGCACTTAAACAGGTGTTGGAAACATACAGCATCAGTCAGAACAAGTTAGCCGTCACAATGGGAACAGGACGGCCAAACATTCACCGTTGGATTAATGAAATGACAGACCCCGTTGCTGATAAGCTGTTAGAAATTCGTGATGCACTCAGAAAAATTAATCCAGTCGCAGCAGACGAGTTTATCAGGCTGTACTTAGGAGACGCTAATGATGACCAGTAA
- a CDS encoding type II toxin-antitoxin system VapC family toxin, protein MTYLLDTNVCIRLINNSHPGVVNRLASQQPEEYIYFCYSNPI, encoded by the coding sequence TTGACTTATTTACTTGATACAAATGTCTGTATTCGCCTAATCAATAACAGTCATCCTGGTGTCGTGAATCGTCTGGCAAGTCAGCAACCAGAGGAATATATTTATTTCTGCTATAGCAATCCTATCTGA
- a CDS encoding DNA phosphorothioation-associated putative methyltransferase, giving the protein MPESYLEIERHRAAIARTEISRPVRLAIEWSIINQDRTFFDYGCGHGGDVQRVGNLGYTSAGWDPYYYPNQQITPADVVNLGYVINVIEDIAERNQSLIKAWELTRKVLIVAAQVLINAPSKAQLAYNDGIVTSRNTFQKYYEQEELKKYIDQVLNVDAVPVALGVYFVFRDEAEKESFKAIRFFSRTYTPRVRIPSKRFEDYQEALQPLMEFFTQRGRLPVKGELANEQELLTEFGNFRRAFGVVLQATDEAEWDAIAYRRSLDIQVYLALTHFDKRPRFSQLAPEMRHDIKAFFGSYEEACEVADQKLFSLGRPKVVQTACEKSKIGKHTRGALYVHVSALAALDPLLRIYEGCASRTIGRVDDATLIKYNLEQPQISYLFYPDFDTDPHPALKASITIDLKTLYVTHRDYANRENPPVLHRKETFVTPNYPQYEEFAKLTQQEQELGLLKQKSDIGTREGWLKCLAEHGVEIRGHQIYPIKES; this is encoded by the coding sequence ATGCCGGAGAGCTACTTAGAAATTGAGCGTCATCGAGCTGCGATCGCTCGCACAGAAATCTCTCGCCCTGTAAGATTAGCCATAGAATGGTCAATCATTAACCAGGACAGGACTTTTTTTGACTATGGCTGCGGTCATGGTGGCGATGTGCAGCGTGTCGGGAATCTCGGCTATACGAGTGCAGGTTGGGACCCGTACTATTACCCAAATCAGCAAATTACGCCTGCTGATGTTGTTAATTTGGGTTACGTTATCAACGTCATCGAAGATATCGCAGAACGCAACCAAAGCCTGATTAAAGCCTGGGAACTCACCCGCAAAGTTTTAATTGTCGCTGCACAAGTCTTAATTAACGCTCCCAGCAAAGCCCAACTCGCTTACAATGACGGCATTGTAACTAGCCGTAATACTTTTCAAAAATATTACGAGCAAGAAGAACTCAAAAAATATATTGATCAAGTCTTAAACGTCGATGCAGTCCCGGTGGCGCTTGGGGTTTACTTTGTCTTCCGTGACGAAGCCGAAAAAGAAAGCTTCAAAGCCATCCGTTTCTTTTCGCGCACTTATACACCGCGAGTCCGCATCCCTAGCAAGCGGTTTGAAGATTATCAGGAAGCACTGCAACCACTCATGGAGTTTTTCACCCAACGCGGGAGATTACCTGTCAAGGGTGAATTAGCCAACGAACAAGAACTATTAACGGAATTTGGTAACTTTCGCCGCGCCTTTGGGGTTGTCTTGCAAGCCACCGATGAAGCAGAATGGGATGCGATCGCCTATCGTCGTTCTTTAGACATTCAAGTTTACCTTGCCCTCACCCACTTTGATAAACGCCCCAGATTTTCCCAACTTGCGCCAGAAATGCGCCACGACATCAAAGCCTTTTTTGGTAGTTACGAGGAAGCTTGCGAAGTCGCTGACCAAAAATTATTTAGTTTGGGTAGACCAAAAGTAGTGCAAACAGCCTGCGAAAAAAGCAAAATCGGCAAACATACACGCGGCGCACTTTACGTTCATGTTTCCGCCCTCGCCGCCCTCGATCCCTTACTCCGCATTTACGAAGGTTGCGCCAGTCGTACCATTGGGCGTGTTGATGATGCGACGCTGATCAAATATAACCTTGAGCAACCGCAAATATCTTACTTATTTTATCCAGACTTCGACACAGACCCCCACCCAGCTTTAAAAGCCAGCATCACCATTGACTTAAAAACTTTGTACGTCACTCATCGAGACTATGCAAATCGGGAAAATCCACCTGTTCTGCATCGGAAAGAAACCTTTGTTACACCTAATTATCCCCAATACGAAGAATTTGCTAAACTCACCCAACAAGAACAGGAATTAGGTTTACTCAAGCAAAAAAGTGATATTGGTACCCGTGAAGGTTGGTTAAAATGTCTGGCTGAACATGGAGTCGAAATTAGAGGACATCAAATTTATCCGATCAAAGAAAGTTAG
- a CDS encoding phosphomannose isomerase type II C-terminal cupin domain, translating into MSQNENNEQSSSHELSSHSGARYWGNVEVIEEGDNYRISRVEIKPRHGIKPQIHYHRNEHWVVVSGVAKVTCGDTETLLNRNESTYVPAATLHKVENPGLIPLVILEIQNGEYLGEDDIERPYDLNLIKPTSENK; encoded by the coding sequence ATGAGTCAAAATGAGAACAACGAGCAATCTAGTAGCCATGAATTGTCCTCACATTCAGGTGCGAGATACTGGGGTAACGTGGAGGTAATTGAAGAAGGCGATAATTATAGAATTAGTCGCGTTGAGATTAAACCCAGGCATGGTATTAAACCACAAATCCATTACCATCGCAATGAACATTGGGTGGTAGTTTCTGGGGTGGCTAAGGTAACTTGTGGCGATACGGAAACGCTGCTGAATCGCAATGAATCAACTTATGTTCCAGCCGCAACCTTACACAAAGTGGAAAATCCCGGTTTAATTCCCTTGGTAATTTTGGAAATTCAAAACGGTGAGTATTTAGGCGAGGATGATATCGAACGTCCTTATGACCTCAACTTAATTAAGCCAACATCAGAAAATAAATGA
- a CDS encoding PIN domain-containing protein translates to MELYYGAYRSSQTEKNLEILQRFHSQFNIIELDSQTAKIAGKIRADLAVIGTPIGPYDLQIAAGAIAKNLILVTHNTREFSRISGLKLEDWEEPS, encoded by the coding sequence TTGGAACTTTATTATGGAGCTTATCGTAGCTCACAAACTGAGAAAAATTTAGAAATATTACAAAGATTTCATAGCCAATTTAATATTATTGAATTGGACTCACAAACAGCAAAAATAGCAGGTAAAATCCGCGCTGATTTAGCAGTTATAGGTACACCAATCGGCCCTTATGATTTACAAATTGCGGCTGGCGCAATAGCAAAGAATCTGATATTAGTCACGCACAACACGCGAGAATTTAGTCGAATCAGTGGATTAAAGCTTGAAGATTGGGAAGAACCAAGTTAA
- a CDS encoding ABC transporter permease, translated as MGSQVIVVVGTFILLLTGLLLGYVLSQLVLGFLTFNLFTFFGTLSLILIFGTLYYVLFWQLRREQSSVVPENMSATEINDRITDNQLKNRLIAKLNGDTAAAERLIEQAKQNYPGMPESWYCERVMDDLERDQR; from the coding sequence ATGGGAAGCCAAGTAATTGTTGTTGTTGGTACATTTATTCTTTTACTTACAGGCTTGTTACTTGGCTATGTCCTGTCACAGTTAGTACTGGGATTTTTGACTTTTAATCTCTTTACTTTTTTTGGTACACTCAGCCTAATTTTAATTTTCGGCACACTGTATTACGTTTTATTTTGGCAGTTACGCCGAGAACAATCCAGCGTTGTGCCGGAAAATATGTCCGCAACAGAGATTAACGATCGCATCACCGATAACCAACTCAAAAACAGGCTGATTGCCAAGTTAAATGGTGATACCGCCGCAGCTGAACGCTTAATTGAACAAGCCAAGCAAAATTATCCCGGTATGCCAGAAAGTTGGTATTGCGAGCGAGTTATGGATGATTTAGAACGCGATCAGCGTTAA
- the dndD gene encoding DNA sulfur modification protein DndD — MIFLELVLQNFGPYSGRQVINLDPRNEDNPRPILLLGGMNGGGKTTLMDAIRLALYGQRAQCSTRGNLSYSDFLNQCVNSKATPSEKTRIELLFEHIEDDQPVKYRIVRTWEKNPKDGKDALGILGDDDTWPVDYLTSIWDDYIENLLPLGISNLFLFDGEQVKELAEQETPPPIVVEAIRGLLGLELADKLAVDLDVLINRKRKEMADTKDLAYIEDIEKRLLQQQEDYQVTEQELANLKNQVESLETIQREALDKFVSEGGKIAAERSQLEDKQKEKTAALEAIRQSLCELAAEILPLALIPNLLSQVQTQGASEFRNQQVQLARDVLIERDKRLLEWLNQLTIAADQVDKIQAFLAEDVDSLYASSLQSEAPWLLADEESLSQLDNVRYHLKSACNTAKQHLVSLRNLEEEIITLERQVQTAAEPEAYKKLRDAVEDSQKEVIQAKSKYETTRQKLAALTDTIEITKKELNDYTDKSIKHQNREHIITSASKVQETLKIFREKLTLRKLNKLEEEVKNCFLYLLHKSDLVFRIAIDTKTFALSLFDFDGKPVPKHRLSAGEKQLLAIAFLWGLAKVSGLRLPVAIDTPLGRLDSSHRQNLVEKYFPAASHQVILLSTDTEIGKKEVETLRKNEAIAREYLLKYDSSTRQTTVMENQYFW, encoded by the coding sequence ATGATATTTTTAGAACTCGTATTACAAAATTTTGGCCCTTATTCTGGCAGACAAGTAATTAATCTTGACCCAAGAAATGAGGATAATCCTCGCCCGATTCTTTTATTAGGCGGTATGAATGGCGGGGGAAAAACTACGCTGATGGATGCTATTCGCCTCGCATTATATGGACAACGCGCTCAATGTTCGACGCGCGGTAATTTGAGCTATAGTGATTTTTTAAATCAATGTGTTAATAGTAAAGCTACTCCTTCTGAAAAGACACGAATTGAGTTACTTTTTGAACATATTGAAGATGATCAGCCAGTAAAATATCGGATTGTGAGAACTTGGGAGAAAAATCCTAAAGATGGCAAAGATGCTTTAGGAATTTTAGGTGATGATGATACTTGGCCTGTTGATTATCTGACAAGTATCTGGGATGACTATATAGAAAATTTACTACCTTTAGGAATTTCTAATTTATTTTTATTTGATGGCGAACAAGTAAAAGAACTAGCAGAACAAGAAACACCGCCGCCAATTGTTGTGGAAGCTATTCGTGGACTTTTAGGACTAGAATTAGCTGACAAATTAGCCGTTGATTTAGATGTTTTAATCAACCGTAAGCGTAAAGAGATGGCTGATACTAAAGATTTAGCGTATATCGAAGATATTGAAAAAAGGTTATTACAACAGCAAGAAGATTATCAAGTAACAGAACAAGAGTTAGCTAATTTAAAAAATCAAGTTGAATCATTAGAAACTATCCAGCGAGAGGCTTTAGATAAATTTGTATCTGAAGGTGGTAAAATTGCCGCCGAACGCAGTCAGTTAGAAGATAAACAAAAAGAAAAAACTGCTGCATTAGAAGCAATTCGACAGTCTTTATGTGAATTAGCTGCTGAAATCTTACCCTTAGCGTTAATTCCTAATTTATTGAGTCAAGTACAAACCCAGGGCGCAAGTGAATTTCGTAATCAACAGGTGCAACTTGCAAGAGATGTTTTAATTGAACGAGATAAACGTTTACTTGAATGGCTAAATCAGTTAACCATTGCTGCTGACCAAGTTGATAAAATTCAAGCTTTTTTAGCTGAAGATGTCGATAGTTTATATGCAAGTTCACTCCAATCTGAAGCACCTTGGCTGTTAGCGGATGAGGAAAGCTTGAGCCAATTAGATAATGTTAGATATCACTTAAAAAGTGCGTGTAATACTGCAAAACAGCATTTAGTTAGTCTCAGAAATCTGGAAGAAGAAATTATTACATTAGAAAGACAAGTGCAGACAGCAGCAGAACCAGAAGCTTATAAAAAGTTGCGTGATGCTGTGGAAGATTCACAAAAAGAAGTTATACAAGCTAAATCCAAGTATGAAACAACAAGGCAGAAATTAGCAGCGTTAACTGATACAATTGAAATCACCAAAAAAGAATTAAACGATTATACTGACAAAAGTATCAAACATCAAAATAGAGAACATATCATTACTTCTGCTTCTAAAGTGCAAGAAACCCTGAAGATTTTTCGAGAAAAGTTAACGCTGCGGAAGCTAAATAAGTTAGAAGAAGAAGTGAAGAATTGTTTTCTCTATTTACTGCACAAATCAGACTTAGTATTTCGCATTGCTATTGATACAAAAACCTTCGCCTTATCGCTGTTTGATTTTGATGGAAAACCAGTCCCGAAACATCGCCTGTCGGCTGGGGAAAAGCAGTTACTGGCGATCGCCTTTCTTTGGGGACTCGCCAAAGTCTCTGGTTTGCGCTTACCAGTAGCTATTGACACACCCCTCGGCAGACTCGACTCTTCCCACCGCCAAAACCTAGTAGAAAAATACTTCCCCGCCGCCAGCCATCAGGTAATTCTGCTTTCTACTGATACGGAAATTGGTAAAAAAGAAGTCGAAACTCTGCGGAAAAATGAAGCGATCGCTCGTGAATATCTTCTCAAATACGACTCATCCACTCGTCAAACCACAGTGATGGAAAATCAATATTTTTGGTAG
- the dndC gene encoding DNA phosphorothioation system sulfurtransferase DndC: MTEAQQPENKGQQKGTVAELVEDIQALTIEIQELYCLDAIPWVVGYSGGKDSTATLQLVWNAIAGLPPAKRIKTIYVITTDTLVENPIVAAWVRNSLQQMKLEAQAQELPFEPHLLQPDFKETFWVGLIGKGYPAPRGKFRWCTERLKINPSNRFIRDVIRASGEAIVVLGTRKAESTKRANRMKKLEALRVRDRLSPNMNLPNSLVYSPIEDWQNDEVWIYLMQWENPWRYSNKDLFAMYRGASADNECPLVVDTSTPSCGSSRFGCWVCTLVSQDKSLAAMIQNDEEKEWMQPLLDFRKELDAEETRDRRDFRRRNGDVQLYERNLEGELSIEPIPGPYVKEAREDWLRKLLNVEKQIRQTAPENMRDITLISTEELSEIRRIWLEERHEFDDSLPRIYYEVTGEEFKDPRPGVEHKLLGSDEWAVLEEICADDTMHLELMSKLLSTEWQFRKKTKRVGIYETLEKCFNTSSRSPEEAIRNAHLKRDLREAVSQGDVATVREKVKQLTLADFAAPDEQASIPNTQNNTENTSKSSDNAKTWSNMKFKKKQTKA, encoded by the coding sequence ATGACTGAAGCACAACAACCAGAAAATAAAGGTCAGCAGAAAGGTACTGTAGCAGAATTAGTAGAGGATATCCAAGCTCTGACCATTGAAATTCAAGAATTGTATTGTTTGGATGCGATTCCTTGGGTTGTAGGTTATTCGGGTGGTAAAGACAGCACGGCTACTTTACAGCTAGTCTGGAATGCGATCGCTGGACTTCCACCAGCAAAACGAATTAAAACAATCTATGTCATTACTACAGACACATTGGTAGAAAACCCGATTGTTGCTGCTTGGGTGCGAAATTCTCTACAGCAAATGAAATTAGAAGCTCAAGCGCAAGAATTACCATTTGAACCTCATTTATTACAGCCAGATTTTAAGGAAACATTTTGGGTGGGTTTGATTGGGAAAGGTTATCCAGCACCAAGAGGTAAATTCCGTTGGTGTACAGAACGGCTGAAAATCAATCCCTCGAATCGCTTTATTCGTGATGTAATTCGAGCTAGTGGAGAAGCAATTGTTGTACTGGGTACTCGCAAAGCAGAAAGCACAAAACGCGCTAACAGAATGAAAAAATTAGAAGCTCTGCGGGTACGCGATCGCCTAAGTCCTAACATGAATTTGCCGAACTCCTTAGTTTACAGCCCTATTGAAGACTGGCAAAATGATGAAGTTTGGATTTATTTAATGCAGTGGGAAAACCCTTGGAGATATAGCAATAAAGACCTATTTGCTATGTATCGGGGTGCTTCTGCTGATAATGAATGTCCCTTAGTAGTAGATACTTCTACTCCAAGCTGTGGTAGCTCTCGTTTTGGTTGTTGGGTTTGTACCTTAGTTAGCCAGGATAAATCTCTAGCGGCTATGATTCAAAATGATGAAGAAAAAGAGTGGATGCAACCTCTACTTGATTTTCGCAAGGAATTAGATGCAGAAGAAACACGCGATCGCCGAGATTTCCGCCGCAGAAATGGAGATGTTCAACTGTATGAGCGCAATCTAGAAGGTGAACTATCTATTGAACCAATTCCAGGCCCTTATGTAAAAGAAGCACGGGAAGATTGGCTGAGAAAATTACTAAACGTCGAAAAACAAATCCGTCAAACAGCACCAGAAAATATGCGCGATATTACTCTGATTTCTACAGAAGAACTTAGCGAAATTCGTCGCATCTGGCTAGAAGAAAGACATGAGTTTGACGATAGTTTACCCCGCATTTATTACGAAGTAACTGGGGAAGAATTCAAAGACCCGCGCCCTGGTGTTGAACATAAACTATTAGGTAGTGATGAATGGGCTGTCTTAGAAGAAATCTGTGCTGATGACACTATGCACTTGGAACTCATGTCAAAACTTTTAAGCACAGAATGGCAATTTCGTAAGAAAACAAAGCGTGTCGGAATTTACGAAACTCTCGAAAAATGTTTTAATACTAGTTCTCGTTCTCCTGAAGAAGCAATTAGGAATGCCCATTTAAAACGTGATTTAAGAGAGGCTGTTAGTCAAGGAGATGTTGCAACAGTTAGAGAAAAAGTCAAGCAGTTAACTTTAGCTGATTTTGCCGCGCCGGATGAACAAGCAAGTATACCTAATACACAAAATAATACAGAAAATACATCAAAATCTTCTGACAATGCAAAAACTTGGTCAAATATGAAATTTAAAAAGAAACAGACAAAGGCTTAA
- a CDS encoding type II toxin-antitoxin system PemK/MazF family toxin has translation MSIERGQIYFVNLNPVQGREQAGTRPVLVLSIDPINQLPLVVTVVVGTKGENIKRDYPTNIRVSPNECGLPMETVFLCFQIRSIDPNRFPAAPSGKLAESKMLEVETAVRYCLGL, from the coding sequence GTGAGTATCGAAAGAGGACAAATTTATTTTGTCAATCTTAATCCTGTACAGGGTAGAGAACAAGCAGGAACACGGCCAGTTTTAGTTTTATCCATAGACCCTATTAATCAATTACCTTTGGTTGTGACTGTAGTTGTAGGGACAAAAGGAGAAAATATTAAGCGTGATTATCCCACTAATATCCGAGTTTCTCCAAATGAATGTGGACTGCCTATGGAAACAGTATTCTTATGTTTTCAAATTCGTTCTATAGATCCAAACCGCTTTCCTGCTGCTCCATCTGGTAAGCTTGCTGAATCCAAAATGCTAGAAGTTGAAACTGCGGTTCGCTACTGTTTGGGTTTATGA